The Streptomyces sp. NBC_01463 DNA window CTTCCACGGCCTGCCGGTCTTCACCCTGCCGCCGGCGGCGGACGATGTGTCCGCGGCGTCCCTGCCCGCGGCGGACTCCGTGGCCTGGCGGCTGGACTGTGCCTGGGAGGAGCCGGCCTTCCCCGGGGTCTGGCGGCGTTTCCTGGACTCCGTCGACCCGGCCGGGGTCCGTGCGCTGCTGATCGGCCCCTGGTGGGTCGAGGACTACGGCTCCTTCGCTCCGGTGGCGGAGCTGATCAGCGCGGACGCGAGCCGCTTCCCGGCGTTGCGCGGGCTGTTCCTGGCCGATGTCGTCGGCGAGGAGTGCGAGGTGTCCTGGCTGGAGATGTCGGACGTCACCGCGCTGATCGATGCGTTCCCCCACCTGGAGGAGCTGGTGGTGCGCGGCGGCGGGGAGGCGGACCACACGCTGGGGAGACTGCGGCTGCGCCCGGTGCGCCATCAGGCGCTGAAGTCGCTGCGGTTCGAGTCCGGAGGTCTGCCCGGGCCCGTCGTCCGCGCGGTCGGCGCGAGCGAACTGCCCGCGCTGGAGCGGCTGGAGCTCTGGTTCGGTGCCTCGTGGTACGGCGGTGACGCCACCGTGGAGGACATGAGGCCGCTCCTCGCGGGCGGCGGCTTTCCCCGGCTGCGCCATCTCGGCCTCCAGAACAGCGAGATCCAGGACGAGATCGCCGCGGCAGTGGCGTCCGCGCCGGTCGTCGCGCAGTTGGAGTCGCTCTCGCTCGCCATGGGAACGCTCAGCGACACGGGCGCCCTGGCCCTGCTCGACGGTCAGCCGCTCACCCATCTGACCTCGCTCGACCTGCACCACCACTACCTCACCGATCCGGTGATGGCGCGCGCCCGTGAGCTGTGTGCCCGCGAGGGCGTCCACGTGGACCTCGACGAGGCGGACTACTGGGATCCCGAGGACGACGAGCCCCGTTATGTCGCGG harbors:
- a CDS encoding STM4015 family protein, whose product is MTDIEHPGTFHGLPVFTLPPAADDVSAASLPAADSVAWRLDCAWEEPAFPGVWRRFLDSVDPAGVRALLIGPWWVEDYGSFAPVAELISADASRFPALRGLFLADVVGEECEVSWLEMSDVTALIDAFPHLEELVVRGGGEADHTLGRLRLRPVRHQALKSLRFESGGLPGPVVRAVGASELPALERLELWFGASWYGGDATVEDMRPLLAGGGFPRLRHLGLQNSEIQDEIAAAVASAPVVAQLESLSLAMGTLSDTGALALLDGQPLTHLTSLDLHHHYLTDPVMARARELCAREGVHVDLDEADYWDPEDDEPRYVAVSE